In a single window of the Pseudomonas sp. B21-015 genome:
- the tsf gene encoding translation elongation factor Ts codes for MAEITAALVKELRERTGEGMMDCKKALTKAGGDIEKAIDDMRASGAIKAAKKAGNVAAEGAIAIKADDKSAVLLEVNSQTDFLALQDDFKNFVAASVDKAFAEKLTDAAPLIAAQESAREALVAKVGENVNIRRLARVEGDVVGTYLHGNKIGVAVVLKGGDVQLAKEIAMHVAASNPEFLLPSQVSPEAIEREKGVFLSLNEGKMKGKPAEIVEKMIAGRITKFLAEASLVEQAFVMNPEVTVGALAKKAGAEIVSFTYFKVGEGIEKPVDNFAEEVAAQLAAAKQ; via the coding sequence ATGGCAGAGATTACTGCAGCGTTGGTCAAAGAACTGCGCGAGCGTACTGGCGAAGGCATGATGGATTGCAAAAAGGCCTTGACCAAGGCTGGCGGCGACATCGAAAAAGCCATTGATGACATGCGTGCTTCGGGCGCCATCAAGGCCGCCAAAAAAGCAGGCAACGTTGCTGCTGAAGGCGCGATCGCTATCAAGGCCGACGACAAATCAGCCGTGCTGCTGGAAGTCAACTCGCAGACCGACTTCCTGGCTCTGCAAGATGACTTCAAGAACTTCGTTGCTGCCAGCGTAGACAAAGCCTTCGCTGAAAAACTGACCGACGCAGCTCCGCTGATCGCCGCTCAAGAATCGGCTCGTGAAGCCCTGGTGGCCAAGGTTGGCGAAAACGTCAACATCCGTCGCCTGGCGCGCGTAGAGGGTGACGTTGTCGGCACCTACCTGCACGGTAACAAGATCGGTGTTGCTGTTGTTCTCAAGGGTGGTGATGTTCAGCTCGCCAAAGAGATCGCCATGCACGTGGCGGCAAGCAATCCTGAGTTCCTGCTGCCATCGCAGGTTTCGCCAGAAGCCATCGAGCGTGAGAAGGGCGTCTTCCTGTCTCTGAACGAAGGCAAGATGAAAGGCAAGCCAGCTGAAATCGTCGAGAAGATGATCGCCGGTCGTATCACCAAGTTCCTGGCTGAAGCCAGTCTGGTCGAGCAGGCTTTCGTCATGAACCCGGAAGTCACCGTAGGTGCTCTGGCCAAGAAAGCCGGCGCTGAAATCGTTTCCTTCACCTACTTCAAGGTTGGCGAAGGCATCGAGAAGCCAGTTGACAACTTCGCCGAAGAAGTTGCTGCACAGCTGGCTGCCGCCAAGCAATAA
- the pyrH gene encoding UMP kinase, with amino-acid sequence MAQQGSGYQARYKRILLKLSGEALMGSEEFGIDPKVLDRMALEVGQLVGIGVQVGLVIGGGNLFRGAALSAAGMDRVTGDHMGMLATVMNALAMRDALERANISAIVMSAISMVGVTDHYDRRKAMRHLNAKEVVIFAAGTGNPFFTTDSAACLRAIEIDADVVLKATKVDGVYTADPFKDPHAEKFDHLTYDEVLDRKLGVMDLTAICLCRDHKMPLRVFNMNKPGALLNIVHGGAEGTLIEEGQQ; translated from the coding sequence ATGGCTCAGCAGGGCAGTGGTTATCAGGCTCGCTATAAACGCATTCTACTCAAGCTTAGCGGCGAGGCCCTGATGGGCTCGGAAGAGTTCGGGATCGACCCCAAAGTTCTGGATCGCATGGCACTGGAAGTTGGCCAACTGGTCGGCATCGGTGTTCAGGTCGGTCTGGTGATCGGCGGCGGCAACCTGTTCCGTGGCGCGGCGCTCAGTGCGGCGGGCATGGATCGGGTGACTGGCGACCACATGGGCATGCTGGCCACTGTGATGAACGCCCTGGCGATGCGCGATGCGCTGGAACGTGCCAATATCTCGGCCATCGTGATGTCGGCCATTTCCATGGTCGGTGTGACCGATCACTACGATCGCCGCAAAGCCATGCGCCACCTGAACGCCAAGGAAGTCGTGATTTTCGCCGCCGGTACCGGTAATCCGTTCTTTACTACGGATTCGGCGGCCTGCCTGCGAGCGATCGAGATCGATGCCGATGTCGTGCTCAAGGCGACCAAGGTCGATGGCGTCTACACCGCTGACCCGTTCAAAGACCCGCATGCCGAGAAGTTCGATCATCTGACTTACGATGAAGTGCTGGATCGCAAGCTGGGTGTAATGGATCTGACGGCCATTTGTCTGTGCCGCGACCACAAAATGCCGCTGCGCGTATTTAACATGAACAAGCCCGGCGCCCTGCTGAACATCGTGCATGGCGGCGCTGAAGGGACCCTGATCGAGGAAGGCCAACAATGA
- the frr gene encoding ribosome recycling factor, whose amino-acid sequence MINEIKKDAQERMQKSLESLAHNFGRIRTGQAHPSILEGVMVPYYGSDTPIKQVANITVKDARTLQVVAFERNMLGAVDKAIGSAGLNLNPTNLGELLLISMPALTEETRKGFTKQARDAAEDARVAVRNIRRDALGQYKDLVKEKEISEDEERRAADDIQKLTDKFIADIEVAVKQKEKDLMAV is encoded by the coding sequence ATGATCAACGAAATCAAGAAAGACGCTCAAGAGCGCATGCAGAAATCCCTGGAATCGCTGGCGCACAACTTCGGTCGTATCCGTACCGGCCAGGCGCACCCAAGCATTCTGGAAGGCGTGATGGTGCCGTATTACGGTTCCGACACCCCAATCAAGCAAGTGGCCAACATCACTGTTAAAGATGCTCGTACCCTGCAAGTCGTTGCCTTTGAGCGCAACATGTTGGGGGCTGTGGATAAAGCGATCGGCAGCGCTGGCCTGAACCTCAATCCGACCAACCTCGGTGAACTGCTGCTGATCAGCATGCCGGCCCTGACCGAAGAAACCCGCAAGGGCTTCACCAAGCAAGCTCGTGATGCCGCTGAAGACGCCCGTGTTGCCGTGCGCAACATCCGTCGTGATGCACTGGGTCAGTACAAGGATCTGGTCAAAGAGAAAGAGATCAGTGAAGACGAAGAGCGTCGTGCGGCTGACGATATCCAGAAGCTGACCGACAAGTTCATTGCAGACATCGAAGTGGCTGTGAAGCAGAAAGAAAAAGACCTGATGGCCGTATAA
- the rpsB gene encoding 30S ribosomal protein S2 yields MSQVNMRDMLKAGVHFGHQTRYWNPKMGKYIFGARNKIHIINLEKTLPMFNEALTFVERLAQGKNKILFVGTKRSAGKIVAEEAARCGSPYVDHRWLGGMLTNFKTIRASIKRLRDLEVQAEDGTFAKLTKKEALMRTRDLEKLDRSLGGIKDMGGLPDALFVIDVDHERIAITEANKLGIPVIGVVDTNSSPEGVDYIIPGNDDAIRAIQLYMGSMADAVIRGRNHVAGGTEQFVEEAPVAAAE; encoded by the coding sequence ATGTCCCAAGTCAACATGCGCGATATGCTGAAGGCCGGTGTGCACTTCGGTCACCAGACCCGTTACTGGAACCCGAAAATGGGTAAGTACATTTTCGGCGCGCGTAACAAGATCCACATCATCAACCTTGAAAAAACCCTGCCAATGTTCAACGAAGCTCTGACTTTCGTAGAGCGTCTGGCCCAGGGCAAAAACAAGATTCTGTTCGTCGGCACCAAGCGTTCCGCTGGCAAGATCGTTGCTGAAGAAGCAGCACGTTGCGGTTCGCCGTACGTCGATCACCGCTGGTTGGGCGGCATGCTGACCAACTTCAAAACCATCCGTGCTTCCATCAAGCGTCTGCGTGACCTTGAAGTGCAAGCCGAAGACGGTACTTTCGCCAAGCTGACCAAGAAAGAAGCGCTGATGCGCACTCGCGATCTTGAGAAGCTGGATCGTTCCCTGGGTGGTATCAAGGACATGGGCGGTCTGCCAGACGCTCTGTTCGTTATCGACGTTGATCACGAGCGCATCGCGATCACCGAAGCCAACAAGCTGGGCATCCCGGTTATCGGCGTAGTCGATACCAACAGCAGCCCGGAAGGCGTTGACTACATCATCCCAGGCAACGATGACGCAATCCGCGCTATCCAGCTGTACATGGGTTCGATGGCTGACGCTGTAATCCGCGGTCGCAACCACGTTGCTGGCGGCACCGAGCAGTTCGTTGAAGAAGCTCCGGTAGCAGCAGCTGAGTAA
- the map gene encoding type I methionyl aminopeptidase, translating to MTVTLKTPEDIAKMRIAGKLAADVLEMIADYVKPGVTTEELDRICHDYIVNEQKAIPAPLNYKGFPKSICTSINHVVCHGIPNEKPLKDGDTVNIDVTVIKDGYHGDTSRMFHVGTVPVWAERLSQVTQECMYKAIELVKPGCRLGDIGEVIQKHAEKNGFSVVREFCGHGIGKVFHEEPQILHYGRAGTGMELKAGMTFTIEPMINQGKADTKVLGDGWTAITKDRKLSAQWEHTLLVTETGYEIFTLRSDDTIARVSA from the coding sequence ATGACCGTCACCCTCAAAACCCCAGAGGACATCGCAAAAATGCGGATCGCCGGCAAATTGGCCGCCGACGTGCTGGAAATGATTGCCGATTATGTCAAACCGGGTGTCACCACCGAAGAGCTGGACCGCATCTGCCACGACTATATCGTCAATGAGCAGAAAGCCATCCCTGCCCCGCTCAACTACAAGGGCTTCCCGAAGTCGATCTGCACCTCGATCAACCACGTGGTCTGCCACGGCATCCCGAACGAGAAGCCATTGAAAGATGGCGACACCGTGAACATCGACGTCACCGTGATCAAGGACGGTTACCACGGCGATACCAGCCGCATGTTCCACGTCGGCACCGTGCCGGTCTGGGCCGAGCGTCTGTCCCAGGTGACTCAGGAATGCATGTACAAGGCCATCGAACTGGTCAAACCCGGCTGCCGCCTGGGCGATATCGGTGAAGTGATCCAGAAGCACGCGGAAAAGAACGGCTTCTCGGTGGTTCGCGAGTTCTGCGGCCATGGCATCGGCAAAGTGTTCCACGAAGAGCCGCAGATCCTGCACTACGGCCGCGCCGGCACCGGCATGGAACTGAAAGCCGGCATGACCTTTACCATCGAACCGATGATCAACCAGGGCAAGGCCGACACCAAGGTGCTGGGCGACGGCTGGACCGCCATCACCAAGGACCGCAAGCTGTCGGCGCAGTGGGAACACACCCTGCTGGTGACCGAAACCGGCTACGAGATCTTCACCCTGCGCAGCGACGACACCATCGCGCGCGTTTCGGCCTGA